The Methylomonas montana DNA window TCAAGCGGTTTGATCAAGTCCATGATGCCGCCGATGTCGTCCAATGTCGCCGGGCGTATGGTTTCGAACGCGGTGGAACTGATCAGCGTGCCAATGCCGTCGCGAGTAAACAGTTCCAGTAGCAAGGCGCCATCGACATGCCGATTGATCAAATGTGCGCGTTTAACGCCTTTTTCGCAGCTTTGCATCGCGGCGTGTAAAGAGCGCGCGACCTCGTCCGGCAGTGTTGGCGTATCTTGCAATAGCGCCGAAGCTTGAGCTGTGGTGAGTTGTTGGATGGGTTGGTTATCGCCAGGCGATACGCAGTTTTGTTCGGTCAACAAAATCAATTTTTCGGCGTGCAAGGCGATGGCTACTTCGGTGGCGACTTCCTCGGCAGACAGATTGAATACTTCACCGCTGGGCGAATAACCGATAGGCGAAATCAGCACCACATTGTGCTGATCCAGTTGCTGATGAATGGCTTGCGCGTCGATGCGCCGCACTTTACCGGTATGGCAATAGTCGATGCCGTCCAATACGCCCAAGGGTTTGGCGGTAACGAAATTGCCGGACGCGACGCGTATCTTCGCGCCAGCCATTGGCGAGCCTGACACGCCCATCGACAACAAGGCTTCGATTTCCACTCGCACCAAACCGGCTGCTTGCTTGACGTATTGCAGTGTGGTGGCGTCTGTGATGCGTAAATGGTGGTGAAATTTCGGCGTGTTGCCGTGCTCGGTCACCTGTTCGTCGATCTGCGGCCGAATGCCGTGTACCAGTACCAGTCTGACGCCCAGGCTTCGCAACAATGCAAAATCGTGGATTAAATTATCGAAATCCGGTTCCGTCACCGCATTGCCGCCGAAGGAAATTACAAAGGTGCGATTGCGATGGGCGTGGATGTAGGGTGAGGAGTTTCTGAACCAGGAGACGAAGGTGGGTGGTTGGTGCATCAGAGCGTAACCCGTTTTTGTAGCTGATAGGAAGTGATTACGGCTAACGCCTTTTGGTCAGATGAATAAGCTTGGTCTACAGTGCTAATGTTTGTTAACACCTAGGTGCTTGAAGTCTGTCGCTGATAAAGCTGTTGTTCGTATTAGTTCTCGAGATAGAAGGTCGGTTCTGATGGCCGCCACGAATGCGCCTAAAGCAAATTCCTTCTCAGTATCACTCGATATTTTTTGAGTATGCACTGTGTCAAGAAAAGCGTACCCTTTTTTTATCACATCGTCTGGACAATATAACCACGCAATATTTAACTGATTCAGGAATTCAGACTTTAAATCTTCAGCGTTGTTAGCACCTATGTAAAAGCCTTGCAAAGAATGTAATAACTCTTTATAGCTGGATTCCTTTCGTTGATATTGGTCAACGATTCGTTTTCTCCACTCATTAGTGAACCAGGCAACAATTGCGCCCAAAAGTGGAAGTGCAAATTTCCAGAATTCAATAGAGGAAAAAATACCAACAAAGAAACTCATTTTAAGATGTACTGAAGTTCGGAATGTATCGTTTAGTCTTGAGGTCACAACGTAGCGACTACCGTAATCGAAGCGGCCATCAATGTACCCAATTTGATGATTACCCGGTATTCCAATTCGCGTATATCTCGGCGCAAGTTGTTTTCCAGTTCCATCAGGTCGTTTTTAGTCGCCAATTTATCTTCGATGAGACGAGCTTGCTCGTTGGCGAATACCTCGGCCTGTTCTTCGGTAAAGCCTACTGCCTTAAGTTTCTTCACGAAACTATGCGTGTCGAAAGTGATTGGTCACGACTTCACTCCAGTTTCAAACAATGCGACAGGGTTTACGCTACCGCTAACCCAATTTACAGTCAAGGCCGGAAATGACTTTCGGATTGTTTCCGGCCTGCCCATTGTTTGGGCATCAATCCACATTATCCGTCACCGCACCCTTAGACGCCGAACTGACCAATTGTGCATATTTCGCTGGTACGCCACGACTATAACGCGGTGCCGGTTGCTGCCTTTTTTTCGAAGCGGCGGGCGATTTCGTGTTCAGTGACGTGCAGGGTCAACTGCTTGGTTTCGGCATCGATGGTGATTTCGTCACCATTTTGGACGATCGCCAGCGCGCCGCTCTGTTTTGCCTTGGGGCTGAATTAAAAACTGTCCCAGCCACTGGAACGGCGGCGCCAGCTGAGTTTAGGCAGAATAAAGCCCAGCAATACGCCGAATAATGCCAAGCCGCCGCCGTATAAAAACCAGTCTTGGTTGCTGCTGTCGGTCAGTGCTTGATTTTCGCGTTTCAGTTGCTGCAGTTCGCGCTCGACGGCGATGATGCGCTCCTGGAGTTGATCGCGTTGTTGTTTAAGCTGGATGGCATTGGCGGCGGTTTGTTGCAGTTCGCTAAGGTCGGCGCTGAGTTTGTCGCGTTCCTTGCCAATTTCCTGGCTGTTGGCTTGCCCGGCTTTTAATTGCTTGTTTTCTTCCTGGAGCACTTCCAGTTTTTTGTTAGCCGCTTCCAGTTGATTGCGAGCGCTGGGTTCGCCGGTCAGGTAACGGCTGAGAATGAAACCTTCCGCGCCGTTGCCGGTTTGAATATAGGTATAGCCGTTTTCGGTGCTTTCTTGCAAAACACTGACAGGAATGCCGTTTTCCAGCATTTTGACGATCTTGGTGCGTTCGCTTTCGCCGCTGCGTAATGGTACCTCGACCTTATCGGTGACATAAGCAGTTCTTGCCGAGGCAAACGGGCTAATCAGCAGGCAGGCAAAAATGTAGGCAAAAGATTTTTTCACAGTATCACTCTTCATTCGGCTTAAGGAAAGCGGCGATTCTAGCGAAATTATCGGCAGATGAGAAATTCCAGTAGTGCTTTCTGGGCATGTAGCCGATTCTCCGCTTCCTGAAATATCACGCTTTGCGGGCCGTCGATGACCTCCGCCGTGACTTCTTCGCCGCGATGCGCCGGCAGGCAGTGCATGAACAGCGCATCCGGTTTGGCGGCCGCCATGGTCTTGGCATCGACTTGAAAGTCTTTGAACACGAATTCGCGTTTCTTCTGTTCCTCTTCTTGGCCCATGCTGGCCCAGACGTCGGTCACCACTAAATCGGCTTGTTGAGCGGCTTGTTCCGGCGTGTTGAAAAACGCCACCCTGTGCCCCGCGGCATCGGCGATGCTTTGTTGTGGCCGGTAATCGACAGGGCAGGCGATGTTCAATTTAAAATCGAACTGGCGGGCAGCATTGATGTAGGAATGGCACATATTGTTGCCGTCGCCGATCCAGGCTACGGTTTTGCCGGCGATGTCGCCGCGCGTTTCGAAATAAGTTTGCATGTCGGCCAGCAATTGGCAGGGATGCAGCAGATCGGTCAGGCCATTGATCACCGGCACTCGCGAGTACTTGGCAAAGGTGGTGACGGTCTCATGCTTGTCTGTGCGCAGCATAATGCAATCCACCATGCTGGAGATGACCTTGGCGCTGTCTTCCAAGGGTTCGCCGCGGCCGAGCTGAGTGTCGCGCGGCGACAAGAACAGCGCGCTACCGCCGAATTGCGCCATGCCGGCTTCGAAAGAGATGCGGGTACGGGTCGAGGATTTTTCGAAAACCATCGCCAGCACTTTGCCTTTGAACGGTTGGTAATTCGGGTCGCGATGAGTTTTGAGCTGGATCGCCCGTTGGATCAAGGTGTGTAATTCGGCGCTGGACAGATCCAGCAGGCTGATGAAATGTCTGGGTTGCATGGTGGACTACCGGCTAAATTCCTGAATGAGCGCTGACAAAGTCTCGGTCAGCGTGACGATTTGGGCGTCGTCGATAATCAACGGCGGCAATAAACGAATGATGCTATCGGCGGTGACATTGATCAGCAAGCCCTTTGCCAGTGCTTTGCCGACTAGTTCGCC harbors:
- the argA gene encoding amino-acid N-acetyltransferase; translated protein: MHQPPTFVSWFRNSSPYIHAHRNRTFVISFGGNAVTEPDFDNLIHDFALLRSLGVRLVLVHGIRPQIDEQVTEHGNTPKFHHHLRITDATTLQYVKQAAGLVRVEIEALLSMGVSGSPMAGAKIRVASGNFVTAKPLGVLDGIDYCHTGKVRRIDAQAIHQQLDQHNVVLISPIGYSPSGEVFNLSAEEVATEVAIALHAEKLILLTEQNCVSPGDNQPIQQLTTAQASALLQDTPTLPDEVARSLHAAMQSCEKGVKRAHLINRHVDGALLLELFTRDGIGTLISSTAFETIRPATLDDIGGIMDLIKPLEAQGILVKRSREKLEMEIGDYIVIERDGLIIGCTAFHVMVDGNSAEIACLAVHADYQKGARGNSLLDYLSHKAKTENIRRLFVRSTQTVHWFVERGFTPCEIDDLPEPMKSAYNYQRNSKVLYKDVQ
- a CDS encoding DUF1640 domain-containing protein, yielding MKKLKAVGFTEEQAEVFANEQARLIEDKLATKNDLMELENNLRRDIRELEYRVIIKLGTLMAASITVVATL
- a CDS encoding dihydroxy-acid dehydratase domain-containing protein translates to MAIVQNGDEITIDAETKQLTLHVTEHEIARRFEKKAATGTAL
- a CDS encoding TIGR04211 family SH3 domain-containing protein — protein: MKKSFAYIFACLLISPFASARTAYVTDKVEVPLRSGESERTKIVKMLENGIPVSVLQESTENGYTYIQTGNGAEGFILSRYLTGEPSARNQLEAANKKLEVLQEENKQLKAGQANSQEIGKERDKLSADLSELQQTAANAIQLKQQRDQLQERIIAVERELQQLKRENQALTDSSNQDWFLYGGGLALFGVLLGFILPKLSWRRRSSGWDSF
- the argF gene encoding ornithine carbamoyltransferase, producing the protein MQPRHFISLLDLSSAELHTLIQRAIQLKTHRDPNYQPFKGKVLAMVFEKSSTRTRISFEAGMAQFGGSALFLSPRDTQLGRGEPLEDSAKVISSMVDCIMLRTDKHETVTTFAKYSRVPVINGLTDLLHPCQLLADMQTYFETRGDIAGKTVAWIGDGNNMCHSYINAARQFDFKLNIACPVDYRPQQSIADAAGHRVAFFNTPEQAAQQADLVVTDVWASMGQEEEQKKREFVFKDFQVDAKTMAAAKPDALFMHCLPAHRGEEVTAEVIDGPQSVIFQEAENRLHAQKALLEFLICR